In a genomic window of Bacteroidales bacterium:
- the fabF gene encoding beta-ketoacyl-ACP synthase II: MLLRRVVITGLGALTPLGNTVEELWTALINGVSGAAPITRFDASNFKTQFACELKNFDINNFFDRKEARKYDPYAQYAMIAAEQAVKDSGIDLEKVNKERIGVIWASGIGGLETFENEVVNWARGNGIPRFSPFFIPKMIADIAAGHISIRFGFMGPNFATVSACASSANGMVDAFNYIRLGYADMFVTGGSEASITPGGVGGFNSMHAISTRNDDPKTASRPYDKDRDGFVLGEGGCGLVFEDLELAKARGAKIYAEIAGGGLSADAYHMTSPHPEGKGAAIAMVNALKDAGMNPDEIDHINTHGTSTPLGDIAEPKAILTTFGEHAYNISINSTKSMTGHLLGAAGAIEAIATIMAIRNNIVPPTINHFTDDPDIDNKLDFTFNLAKKRVVNAALSNTFGFGGHNASIIFKKYQG; the protein is encoded by the coding sequence TTACCCCATTGGGCAATACGGTCGAGGAACTCTGGACCGCATTGATCAATGGGGTTAGTGGCGCCGCCCCAATCACCCGTTTTGATGCATCCAACTTCAAGACGCAGTTTGCCTGTGAGCTTAAGAATTTTGATATTAACAATTTCTTTGACCGTAAAGAAGCCAGGAAATACGATCCATATGCCCAATACGCCATGATTGCAGCCGAGCAGGCAGTAAAGGATTCGGGTATCGATCTTGAAAAGGTCAACAAAGAAAGAATAGGTGTTATTTGGGCATCAGGTATCGGCGGTCTGGAAACTTTTGAAAATGAAGTTGTCAATTGGGCCCGCGGAAATGGCATCCCACGGTTCAGCCCCTTTTTCATTCCTAAAATGATTGCTGATATAGCAGCGGGCCATATATCTATCCGGTTTGGCTTCATGGGTCCTAATTTCGCTACTGTTTCAGCTTGTGCCTCATCAGCAAACGGGATGGTTGATGCTTTTAATTACATCCGGTTGGGTTATGCCGATATGTTCGTCACCGGTGGATCGGAAGCATCAATTACTCCTGGTGGTGTTGGGGGATTTAATTCTATGCATGCCATCTCCACCCGGAACGATGATCCTAAAACCGCATCAAGGCCTTACGATAAGGATCGAGATGGTTTTGTACTGGGGGAAGGGGGCTGTGGCCTTGTATTTGAAGATCTTGAACTTGCCAAAGCCAGGGGGGCGAAAATCTATGCTGAAATTGCAGGAGGTGGACTATCAGCGGACGCATACCACATGACTTCCCCGCATCCGGAGGGTAAAGGTGCAGCTATCGCCATGGTTAACGCATTGAAAGACGCAGGAATGAACCCTGATGAAATCGACCATATCAACACCCATGGTACTTCTACTCCGCTGGGCGATATAGCTGAACCCAAGGCAATTCTGACTACTTTCGGTGAACATGCTTATAATATCAGCATCAATTCAACCAAGTCAATGACTGGCCATTTGCTTGGCGCAGCAGGTGCCATTGAAGCAATAGCAACCATTATGGCTATCCGTAATAATATCGTCCCCCCAACGATAAACCATTTTACGGATGACCCCGATATCGACAATAAATTAGATTTCACTTTCAATCTGGCCAAAAAGAGAGTAGTAAATGCTGCGCTAAGCAACACTTTTGGGTTTGGTGGACATAATGCCTCAATCATCTTTAAAAAATACCAGGGATAA
- the rnc gene encoding ribonuclease III, translating to MVKFFIVQFAKDKVLYTAIKNLLGFYPRNIYLYKVALSHKSAPQVWLKGQQVNNERLEYLGDAILSSVVADYLYKKFPYQNEGFLTDLRSRIVSRSRFNKLALKMGLNNLIFQGNGNFTSSKSIFGDTFEALIGAIYLDKGYNFTRKTIIRRIIDVHLDVDEIERTDTNYKSRILEYAQREKRPLEFKVVQEIGEGHRKQYLVELFLDNEPVSRGQDFSIKAAEQIAAEKACEELLDD from the coding sequence ATGGTTAAATTTTTCATTGTACAATTCGCAAAAGACAAAGTCCTTTATACAGCAATAAAAAATCTGCTGGGCTTCTATCCCCGTAATATCTATTTATATAAAGTTGCGCTTTCCCATAAATCGGCACCACAAGTTTGGCTGAAAGGGCAACAGGTGAATAATGAGCGGCTGGAATACCTTGGTGATGCAATACTGAGCTCTGTTGTGGCTGATTATCTCTATAAAAAGTTTCCATATCAGAATGAAGGATTTCTGACAGACTTACGGTCCCGCATCGTCAGCCGAAGCCGGTTTAATAAATTAGCCCTCAAAATGGGCCTGAATAACCTGATCTTTCAAGGTAATGGTAATTTTACTTCCAGCAAATCCATTTTCGGGGATACATTCGAGGCCCTGATCGGGGCCATTTATCTGGATAAAGGTTATAATTTCACCCGGAAAACCATTATCCGCCGGATAATAGATGTACACCTGGATGTAGATGAAATCGAACGGACCGATACTAATTATAAGAGCCGCATACTGGAATATGCCCAGCGTGAAAAGCGGCCCCTGGAATTTAAAGTGGTGCAGGAGATTGGCGAAGGACACCGTAAACAGTACCTTGTTGAACTATTTCTGGACAATGAGCCTGTGTCACGCGGGCAGGATTTTTCGATCAAAGCGGCCGAACAAATAGCAGCGGAAAAAGCATGTGAGGAATTGCTGGATGATTAA
- a CDS encoding glycoside hydrolase family 97 protein → MKRFRSLFLFPASCFILLFSSCSSDEEVRLDSPDGRNNIVFILKDGIPYYQVLRDNRIILDTSGLGFDLKDAPPLRGNFKMEQATMSGNRDRWEPVWGQRSRIRDSHNQLLVTLKEQAEPYRKLQLEFKAFDDGVGFRYIIPEQPDLIKLEIMNEATEFLFREDLSAWWIPGDYDNHEFLYRNTPLSRIDSANTPLTLESTDSLCMSIHEASLVNYPEMRLKRSGDNPLKLICDLVPWPDGVKAKVEVPFKTPWRTIQLASEAGRLIESTLMLNLNEPTSLEDVSWIRPMKYVGIWWGLHLGKYTWMAGPKHGATTANTKQYIDFAAENGIPGVLVEGWNKGWENWVDGVEFDFLHAYDDYNLAEVAAYAKSKGVYLIAHNETAANAEWYDKQADTAFALYQSLGIHAVKTGYVGRIRPLGQYHHGQWMVNHHARIVEKAAQHQIMVDAHEAVKATGLERTWPNFMTREWARGNEYEAWSEGNPPDHTCILPFTRVLAGPLDYTPGIFGLYFKEFKPDNRVHTTLAKQLALMVIIYSPLQMAADLVENYKGHPAFRFIRDVPSDWDDIKVLNGKIGDYVTIARKKKDAWYLGSITDENAREFTFKLDFLDEKINYEATIYEDGPSADWETNPLEYLIEKKLVKKDDEFKMVLAAGGGQAVVIRPNE, encoded by the coding sequence ATGAAAAGATTCAGATCATTATTCCTCTTTCCAGCATCTTGTTTCATCCTTCTTTTCTCATCCTGTTCCTCTGATGAAGAAGTCAGGCTGGATTCGCCGGATGGGAGGAATAACATTGTTTTTATCCTTAAGGATGGTATTCCATATTACCAGGTACTTCGGGATAACCGCATCATTCTTGATACTTCCGGCCTTGGATTCGATTTGAAAGATGCTCCTCCGCTGAGGGGTAATTTTAAGATGGAACAGGCTACCATGTCGGGCAACCGTGACAGGTGGGAGCCTGTCTGGGGTCAGCGGAGCAGGATCAGGGACTCGCATAACCAACTTTTAGTTACCCTTAAGGAGCAGGCAGAACCATACAGAAAGCTGCAACTTGAGTTTAAAGCCTTTGATGATGGGGTTGGTTTCCGTTACATCATTCCCGAACAACCTGACCTCATAAAGCTGGAAATAATGAATGAGGCTACTGAATTTCTATTCCGGGAAGACCTGAGTGCCTGGTGGATTCCCGGAGATTACGACAATCATGAATTTCTTTACCGTAACACGCCTTTGAGCAGGATTGATTCAGCTAACACTCCGCTGACCCTCGAATCCACCGACAGCCTGTGCATGAGCATTCATGAAGCCAGCCTGGTCAACTATCCTGAAATGCGGCTCAAAAGATCCGGGGATAACCCGCTGAAACTTATATGCGACCTTGTCCCCTGGCCGGATGGCGTAAAAGCTAAAGTGGAGGTGCCGTTTAAAACACCCTGGCGGACAATTCAACTGGCCAGTGAAGCCGGCAGGTTGATCGAATCAACACTAATGCTTAACCTCAATGAACCAACATCCCTTGAAGACGTTTCATGGATAAGGCCCATGAAATATGTCGGCATCTGGTGGGGACTTCACCTGGGGAAGTATACCTGGATGGCCGGCCCCAAACATGGAGCCACTACGGCCAATACCAAGCAATATATTGATTTTGCCGCAGAAAATGGGATACCTGGTGTTCTGGTCGAAGGATGGAACAAAGGCTGGGAAAATTGGGTCGATGGGGTGGAATTTGACTTTCTACACGCTTATGATGATTACAACCTGGCTGAAGTGGCTGCTTATGCAAAAAGCAAAGGTGTTTACCTGATCGCGCATAATGAAACAGCCGCCAATGCAGAATGGTATGACAAACAGGCCGATACGGCTTTCGCCTTATATCAGAGCCTGGGGATCCATGCCGTTAAAACCGGGTATGTCGGACGGATCAGGCCATTGGGGCAATACCATCACGGGCAGTGGATGGTGAACCACCATGCCCGGATCGTGGAGAAAGCGGCACAACACCAGATCATGGTTGATGCCCATGAAGCGGTCAAAGCGACCGGTCTTGAAAGGACCTGGCCGAATTTCATGACCAGGGAATGGGCACGGGGTAATGAGTACGAAGCCTGGAGCGAAGGTAACCCGCCTGATCATACCTGTATCCTGCCGTTTACCCGTGTCCTGGCCGGCCCGTTGGATTATACACCCGGAATCTTTGGCCTGTATTTCAAGGAATTTAAACCTGATAACCGGGTCCATACCACCCTGGCGAAGCAACTGGCCCTGATGGTGATTATTTACAGCCCGCTGCAGATGGCCGCCGACCTGGTCGAAAATTACAAAGGCCATCCGGCTTTCCGGTTTATCAGGGATGTCCCGTCAGACTGGGATGATATAAAAGTTTTAAATGGAAAGATTGGGGATTATGTCACCATTGCCAGGAAGAAAAAAGATGCCTGGTATCTCGGATCGATCACGGATGAAAACGCCCGGGAGTTTACTTTCAAACTTGATTTTTTAGATGAAAAAATCAATTATGAAGCGACCATTTATGAAGATGGTCCTTCCGCTGACTGGGAAACCAACCCGCTGGAATATTTGATCGAAAAGAAGCTGGTTAAAAAGGATGATGAATTTAAAATGGTGCTTGCGGCAGGCGGCGGGCAGGCGGTGGTGATAAGACCTAATGAATAG
- a CDS encoding IPExxxVDY family protein, which produces MPRKLKLTSGTSYDYTTIGIACHMKDYRFTFFLNDQLGFQMKRMEDLLYGDGKDSLGYSFYFFRNPEERRSFYLVSNYHEEGRLIPAEKGADFFLIVNDILPASRKKQLISQIQKIPQVLAAYDIPKGKANNLELIFEEIELHLL; this is translated from the coding sequence GTGCCTAGAAAGCTGAAACTGACATCCGGTACTTCTTATGATTATACCACTATTGGCATTGCCTGTCATATGAAAGATTATCGTTTCACTTTCTTTCTAAACGATCAACTGGGATTTCAAATGAAGCGGATGGAGGACCTGTTATACGGCGATGGGAAGGACTCCCTCGGTTACTCATTTTATTTCTTCAGAAACCCTGAAGAAAGAAGGAGTTTTTACCTGGTTTCTAATTATCATGAAGAAGGAAGGCTTATACCTGCGGAAAAAGGGGCGGATTTCTTTCTCATCGTCAATGATATCTTACCGGCAAGCCGTAAGAAACAATTGATCAGCCAGATCCAGAAAATACCTCAGGTTTTGGCTGCTTATGATATTCCAAAAGGGAAGGCGAATAATTTAGAACTGATTTTTGAGGAGATCGAGTTGCACTTGCTTTGA
- a CDS encoding phenylalanine--tRNA ligase subunit alpha, with translation MSQYLAEIGQFSTQNAEELEQFRIKFLSKKGLIPDLFEDFKNVPPEQRREVGQALNDLKNKAQDKVNLLKEQIEAGATEVKSGIDLSLPVDFMQLGSRHPLSIIRNEIVQIFSRIGFVVAEGLDIEDDWHNFTALNFQQDHPARDMQDTFFIERDPEIVLRTHTSPVQIRAMELRKPPLREIYPGRVYRNEAISARAHCIFHQVEGLYVDLDVSFADLKQTLYYFAHEMFGEGTRVRFRPSYFPFTEPSAEMDITCFVCGGKGCPICKYSGWVEILGCGMVDPSVLENCGIDSEEYTGFAFGMGIERIAILKYRIQDIRLFFENDVRFLRQFTGVV, from the coding sequence ATATCACAATACCTGGCTGAAATCGGGCAGTTCTCTACTCAAAATGCGGAGGAGCTGGAGCAGTTCCGTATAAAGTTCCTCAGCAAGAAAGGGCTTATTCCTGACTTATTTGAAGATTTTAAGAATGTCCCGCCTGAACAGCGAAGAGAAGTGGGCCAGGCATTGAATGACCTGAAAAACAAGGCCCAGGATAAAGTTAATCTGTTAAAGGAGCAAATTGAAGCAGGTGCAACTGAAGTGAAATCCGGTATCGACCTCTCCCTTCCCGTGGATTTTATGCAACTGGGCTCAAGGCACCCGCTGTCGATCATAAGGAATGAAATTGTCCAGATATTTTCCCGGATTGGTTTCGTCGTAGCCGAAGGGCTGGATATAGAAGACGACTGGCATAACTTCACGGCCTTGAATTTCCAGCAGGATCACCCGGCAAGGGATATGCAGGACACATTTTTTATTGAAAGGGATCCTGAAATTGTCTTGCGGACCCATACTTCCCCGGTTCAGATCAGGGCAATGGAACTTCGCAAGCCACCGCTGCGGGAAATTTATCCAGGCCGTGTTTACCGCAACGAGGCCATTTCGGCACGTGCCCATTGTATTTTTCACCAGGTGGAAGGGCTTTATGTTGATCTTGATGTTTCATTTGCCGACCTGAAACAGACACTTTATTACTTTGCCCATGAAATGTTCGGTGAAGGGACGCGAGTGCGTTTCCGCCCGAGTTATTTCCCCTTCACTGAACCATCTGCAGAGATGGATATAACCTGTTTTGTTTGTGGCGGGAAAGGCTGCCCGATCTGTAAGTATTCCGGCTGGGTGGAAATCCTCGGTTGTGGTATGGTGGATCCGAGCGTCCTGGAAAACTGCGGCATCGACAGCGAAGAGTATACGGGTTTTGCTTTCGGAATGGGCATAGAGCGGATCGCAATCCTAAAGTACCGGATACAGGATATCAGGTTATTTTTCGAAAATGATGTCAGGTTTTTGAGGCAGTTTACGGGAGTGGTTTAA
- a CDS encoding peptidylprolyl isomerase, with protein sequence MKKTILILTVLFMAFQQSGCSQSKPQSETLVLIKTSYGNITAKLYNDTPKHRDNFIKMIKEGWYNDSPFHRIIKGFMIQGGGNKDGRQDPGYTIPAEIQVNHLHKKGALSAARTGDQVNLQKASSGCQFYIVQGTVLSNETLNSYEKRYNTTYSAEQRKAYTTVGGTPWLDGGYTVFGEVVSGFDVIDKIAAIPTGPGDKPVSAVTMTIEVIK encoded by the coding sequence ATGAAAAAAACAATCTTAATTTTAACCGTATTATTCATGGCCTTTCAACAATCAGGCTGCTCACAGAGCAAACCACAGAGTGAAACCCTCGTCCTTATCAAGACCAGCTACGGTAATATCACCGCAAAGCTTTATAATGACACCCCTAAACACAGGGACAATTTCATAAAAATGATCAAGGAAGGATGGTATAACGATTCCCCCTTCCACAGGATTATTAAAGGGTTTATGATACAGGGCGGAGGCAACAAGGATGGCCGCCAGGATCCGGGCTACACGATACCGGCTGAAATCCAGGTCAACCACCTGCACAAAAAAGGCGCACTGTCTGCAGCCCGCACCGGTGACCAGGTCAATCTCCAGAAAGCATCTTCCGGCTGCCAGTTCTACATCGTGCAGGGAACCGTGCTGTCGAACGAAACTCTCAACTCATACGAGAAGCGTTACAACACAACTTACTCGGCTGAACAGCGTAAAGCTTATACCACCGTTGGCGGAACCCCCTGGCTTGACGGAGGCTACACTGTTTTCGGAGAAGTTGTATCCGGTTTCGATGTGATTGACAAGATCGCCGCTATCCCCACCGGACCAGGCGACAAACCGGTGAGCGCTGTAACGATGACTATTGAGGTAATAAAATAA
- a CDS encoding thymidine kinase, producing MFSGKTEELIRRLRRALIARQTVEIFKPAVDTRYHAEGVVSHDENSIHSTPVQAASQILLYANDYDVVGIDEAQFFDDELVVVCNKLAEMGTRVIVAGLDMDYTGKPFGPMPALLATAEYVDKVHAICISCGGLAQYSHRTSSQKGLVVLGDTDRYEPLCRRCYFEKNHQDPGK from the coding sequence ATGTTCTCCGGCAAAACGGAAGAACTGATCCGCCGCTTGCGGCGTGCCCTGATCGCCCGCCAGACCGTGGAGATCTTCAAACCGGCCGTGGATACACGCTATCATGCGGAAGGTGTGGTCTCGCATGACGAAAATTCGATCCACTCCACACCTGTGCAGGCCGCCTCCCAAATTCTACTATACGCCAATGACTATGACGTGGTGGGCATCGATGAGGCTCAGTTTTTCGATGATGAGCTGGTAGTGGTCTGCAACAAACTGGCCGAAATGGGGACGCGGGTAATCGTCGCGGGACTTGATATGGATTATACCGGTAAACCTTTTGGCCCCATGCCCGCTTTGCTGGCTACGGCTGAATATGTCGATAAGGTACATGCTATCTGCATCAGTTGCGGCGGACTGGCCCAGTACTCCCACCGGACCAGCAGCCAGAAAGGGCTGGTGGTGTTGGGCGACACCGACCGGTATGAGCCACTGTGCCGCCGTTGTTACTTCGAAAAGAATCATCAGGATCCGGGCAAGTAA